Sequence from the Microtus pennsylvanicus isolate mMicPen1 chromosome 12, mMicPen1.hap1, whole genome shotgun sequence genome:
TCCAAACTGAATAACTGTCCTGGCTCGATAGCTGGGGTGGAGGTAGAAGAACTGGAATTCCTAGGCTGGGTCTCTGCTTCTAGAGTGAGCTCTCAATGACAGTGGTGGTCCACAGCTCACACCACAGGCTAAACACCACAGGTCCAAAACACTGGCTGGAAAGGAGTGTAGGCGGTAGAAGCAGAGATAAAGCCAGAACTTCTCCCAAGAAACCTGTCTGTTCCCATCCTTCCCATGATTCCATTCCAAGCATGGAGGGCTGAGCGGGGTGAGGgctgggaagtggggagggagtcTCACGTGAAGCCTCCTATGTTTTGAGCCATCTTCAGGACATCTTCCAAGGTGGACCCAGAAAGGataaaaaatgtttgtttgtatgGTGGCAGGACACTGGAGACCTTCAGCGTGACACTGATGACCTCTGGGATATGGGCCGGTGAAGGGTCCTCGAAAGCGGGTACCAACATGACTGCACCAGAGAGACGGGAAGAGCAGCGGTCATGAGGATGGGGAGCCAagttctcctttcttccctgcaCACTGCGGCCCATGTGGCCATGGCCTTCCCCCATAGTGGCTCAGTCAATGAACACCCACCCGGGGAAGCCTGCCTCTTAACCCAGTCCCCCTGGCCCTTGCTGGTGTCTCTGCTTCTTGCCTCCCACCTATCTGCTACACCTCACCTCAGAAGACCCTCTCCGTTTGTTCCTGGTGACCTCTAATGGACGGACTCATCTTTCTGTGCCATATTCTTCTCCTGCTCACTCTCCCAGACCCACTCAGTTCCAAGATGATGTCCCCACCCCTGCATCACCGGTCTCTGCACATTTGCCTTTGCCCTCTCCTCCCGCTGCTCTGGCAAATCCCACTCACTCCTTCAAGTTCTTCACCAAGATGACGCCCAGTGattcagtgctgggaattaagctcCTTGGGTATCAAAATGAGCCAAACGTGTCTGTCTACTCATTCATCCACACATCTCTGATGACCCATCTTACTGGTCAACCTGACTGGATCTAGAACCAGCTAAAATGCAAGTCTCTGGGTATTCTTTGGAGAGATTTTTCTTGATCAGATTATTCAAAATGGGGAAGACCCTCTGTAAATGTGGGCGGCACCTTCTGATGACAGCCCAGATGGGGAACATGAAAGGAGCAGCttctgcttgccctcactctcaaGTTCCTCTATGCTGCTACTGCAGCATTCTTCGCTGATAATTGGAACCACCTTCTTTAGACTTCCAGTGTAAACAGAAGGCCAGCTGCTGTCCGGAATCCTTCGGGCCTTCTGCACCACAATGGGACTGCCAAGACATCCCATCACGGACTGCAACACTCTGGGATTCTCAACCTCTCCAGAGTGAGACGGATGCTGTCAGACTATCTGGACCATATGCTATATGTCAGTCTAATAGATCATTCTATAAATTTTGCTCTTTTAGAGAACCTTGGCTAATACATCTCTCCATCCATTCACTCAAACATTTCCACAGTGGGTACCACTCAGAGGGCTTATTTGGTATCTGTCTCCACACCATGAGCATCAAAAAGCTGCGACCTCATTTAAGCTGCCATGTCCTGTGCAGACCCACACACTCCTGTTGGCTCAGCAAAGCAGAACCAACCGACCGCCCATCACTGGGACCCACAGAGAGCAGAttactcaggaaacagaaagggtTCAGCTACCTCTGGGCGCCTGGCAGTCTGGGAAGATAAGATCCAGGTAGGTCTTGTGGTTCAGTACCGGGAGCAGCTGTGAAATCATCAGAGGATTCTGGAAGGCCCCACCCTGGATACTGGTCTGCAGAGATGCCCTTGCCTTGAGACATGCTGCACCCAGTCCTACCCCAGAAGCAGGGGAGGTCATCAGAAActgtggggaagagaaggaggaggtaggTCAATCACTAGGGAAAAGCCAGGTCTTCCAGCCTCCGACCAGCCCACCCTCCATTGACTTGTTGAGTGGTCGTGGTTCCAGGATCTCTTTCCCACCTGTAGTGCCAGTGGGGTGCTGTAGACATTCCCAAAGTTGCCCTCGGGGGTCTGGGCCTTCAGGATCTTCTCTCGCACGGTCTCAATGGCCATGGTGATTCGTGGTCTCAAATCAGGATTGAAAAAGAAACGCTCCAAACAGGTGAAGGCCAAGCCAGCCATGGCTTCCGTGTCTGGGGGATAGAGCCTAGGATGAACTGGATAGCTATGGAACCAGGCTAGGTGAGTTTTGGGGTTCAGGAACATCTGGGGTACCAATCCAGGACTCCCCAATCCAAACACTGGACATACTAAGCCCCCAGAAAACCTCTCAAGTCTAGACAAATGGATTTAATTGGTCACTGAGTGTCTTGAGCAGCAGGACAGACGGACAGATTGAATACAAGAGGACAGATCCTAAAGAACCTGCTCCCCAACCAGGATGCACATTGGGCTCACACAGGGagctttattttattgattaattgattcatattgggttttttttttttttgtggtgctgggtatTGGATTTGGGGCCTCAGGCATGCTTGGTGCTTTGCTACTGGGCTAAACCTCCTGCCCCGCAGAGAACTGGACAGGAACAGCTGCCTCATCTACCCTCAGGCAGTCTGATTTAATCAATAGGAGGAGCAGCCAGGGCCTGGGAGGGAATCTTTAAGTTCTTCTCCTCCTATAGGTAATGTGTTCACTGTTTCTCTGCAAGCCTTTGAGACAGTTCAAGCCTCTTATTGACAAAGGCCCTGGTGCCCTTTTCTCTCTGGGCAATTATCtaccaaacaccaccaccaccctcctgttTCCCACCCTCCCCCAAAGAGTCCCGACTGTGTGAACCTAactttgcaaactccattttaaagaaggggattcatcttaagccatataaggagtggaggaggggcagTGGGGCGATCTCAGCTCCATAAATGTGCTGTCATAGCAGAAATTTGAACAGATACCCTGAAAATAGCCAATTAAGGAGATAGGGGGCAGGGCCATAAAATTAAATGAGGTCCAGATATTCTTGGGAGGCATTctgtccttgaagataccttgtcagtaATTTGTGGCTCTTTGTTAGATTTTCACACCGAaaaactgaccaatggtttcaAAAACTACCTTTCCCTATGCCCTCCTTACCCAATCTCAAGACGACAGGACATGACCTCCCCTGATTACGacatttctcctttaaaagttcTCCCCTCCAAGGGCCCCCTGCCACACTTTCTGCACCCACCATGCTGGGGTACTGGAAAGGTGTTGGTCCAAACTTAagtttgaatattattaaaatcCTCATGTAATTTGCATTGGAAATCCAGCTCCGTGAATTTATTTGGGGACCAGAAATCTGGGCATAACACTACCCGCTCACTCCTGGAGCCCAGGCCTAGCAGAGACCTTGAAGCATGATGATAAAAACTGACTGTGGTGGCCCCAGTCATACAACATACAACAATCAGATCAGAATCCAGGTATCAGGATCCCCAGGCTAACTGGTGTCAAGAGCACCCAGTGTGTGCTCAGACCTCTGTTTATAATGCACCCTTTAGTGAGAGGCTGCTGGGAGGCCATTTTCTAGTAAAAGCCTGACTGACAGAGTAGGGGACACCCTGCAGTGAACAGGTGATGGAGCTGGGGTCAAAGCCCGGTTCCAGAGCTGGCTCTTagctcccaccaccaccaccatttcaCTTCTAGGGGTCTAATGAGGACATTCACAAGAAAGGTGAGCATAGGAGAAGGTCATAGAGGCCTTCCTTTCCTGGGGCTGGGGGGAGGCTAGGTTTGTCCACTCACCCAGAGAGAGGTGGCCCTGGCGGACATGGTGGCCGTGTTCAATAGCATACAAGAGCTTGCCCACCACACTGTCATGGACCCGCTTCTGGTGGACACACAGTGCCAGGATGCTGAGGCTGTACTGGTAATAGC
This genomic interval carries:
- the Tcn2 gene encoding transcobalamin-2; translated protein: MVPLKVLLLLSGVLGALAELCVIPQMDSQLVEKLGQQLLPWMDRISSEQLNPSVYVGLRLSSMQAGTKEDLYLHSLKLDYQQCLLGSVSRDDNSGCQTKPSAGHLALYLLALRANCEFVGSRKGDRLVSQLKWFLEDEKNAIGHNHEGHPRTSYYQYSLSILALCVHQKRVHDSVVGKLLYAIEHGHHVRQGHLSLDTEAMAGLAFTCLERFFFNPDLRPRITMAIETVREKILKAQTPEGNFGNVYSTPLALQFLMTSPASGVGLGAACLKARASLQTSIQGGAFQNPLMISQLLPVLNHKTYLDLIFPDCQAPRVMLVPAFEDPSPAHIPEVISVTLKVSSVLPPYKQTFFILSGSTLEDVLKMAQNIGGFTYEKKPSLSGPYLTSVLGKEVGDREFWQLLRDPDTPLQQGIADYKPQNGETIELRLVSW